GTAGATCAGATGTAATCGTACACACTAGAATTCTGCAAAATCAGAGTGCATGTTTATTGTTCATTCTCGCATTTTCTCTGTTAGGAATTCCCTTTGCTGTTTCCTGTTCATTTTCTCTAATTCATCTTTGTATTTTCGGCGAAGTAGCTTGAATTTGCAATAGCTGTAGAGCGCGTCATAAACATAAGCAGCTTTCTCAATCGCTTCAAAATCGTCTTTCACATTAAATCTCGCGCCAGTCATTATTGCACTTAATCCTATTCCTTCAGGCGCTAGATCAGTGTCACGGGTATCTGCAGAATGGACGGTTTTTGCGAGTTCATGGAGCACCGGGTCTTCAAGCTTGTACTCATCTATTATGGTTTCGAAGCTGCATTTGCCTTCTCTATGTCCAAGCTTCACTCCTGGCGCGTCAAAAGGTGTTGCCCCTTGGTTTTTCACTATCTCTTCTATTTTCTCTGTAGACACAAAGATGAATTCTGCTTGTGGGTCTATGAACTTTTTGATAAGCCATGGACATGCTGTTCTGTCCACATGAACAAAATCGCGAGTTACCCACTTCACAAAGTTCGCCTGTCCAAGATAGCTGTAACTATTATTAAAGTCTATTTTTCCAGGATTTCTTTAGGATTAGAAAGCATCCACGCCAGAGCGCTCATCTTCCAAAGAACTGTAGAAAAAGCATTAGCTGAACCTAACCTACATAATAAGAGGGATGTTACTTGACTCACCATTGGGGATATGTAGGCGCCATTGTGTCAGCGATTTTGTTTGGAGCATTTTCAACTCTGAACAAAATTACTTTAGAAGCTGTTAATCCTTTGATCGTTGCTGGGATGATTTATTTTGTCGGTGGTATTTTCCTATTCATAGTTCACCTTTCTCCACTTTACAGGAAGGTTCTCGCTCTATTTGAAACCCCCACGGAAACTGAAACTAGCATATCAAAAAAAGATTACAGAATCCTTGCCCTTGTTATTCTTTGTGGCTCAATCATTGCACCATTAATGCTTTTGCATGGCCTTAGCGAAATTACGGCGATTAATGCTGCATTGCTCCTTAGCACAGAATCATTGTTCACTGTTCTGATTGCTTTTGCTTTTCTGCAAGAGCGGGGAGCGAGAAAAGACTATTTTGGTATTCTTCTCTTGCTTCTCGGAGTTGTGTTTATTACAACAAATGGTGAATTTGATAGACTTACTCTAACCAAAGAAGTTGTTGGTAGTTTACTGATAATAGGTGCTTGTTTGTTTTGGGGCATAGATAATAACCTGAGCAAATTTCTGAGCAAGAAGCGAGATATCGTGATGGTAACTGGATTGAAATGCTCCATCGGTGGTGCTGTTCTGCTAGTTATGTCTCTTCTTCTTAGAGTTAGTTTTATTATTCCCGTAACTTCAATACCATACATATTGTCGGTGGGAGCCTTCAGCATCGCCTTCTCTATTTTGTTATTTCTTTTTGCATTAAGAGAAATTGGTGCCATGCGAACAGGAGTCATTTTTTCTACATCCTCTCTCTTTGGTGCAATTTTTGCTTTCGTCATTCTTAGAGAAACTTTTACTCTCATTCAGTTACTGGCTGGGTTAGCCATGTTGTTGGGAGTTTTCATTCTTTATCGAAAATGATTGTGCGATGAACTCTAAAAACCCAAGAAAAACGCTTTTTCTCATCAAAAGGTGATGGAAATAGCTTCAAATCATAGTTTAAACCCTCGTGGAGGGGAGGTCACTATCACGAGGAGGGGTCGGGAGTTAATGGATCTTGGATGAGGATTATGTTCGTTTGGGTGTAGTAGGTGCTATTAAGTGGAAGGGAGGGGGGGAGTTAAGGAGGAGGTTTAAGCAGAGTGAGTGCTTTGAAGCGTTGGGTTTTTTAGGAGAGGCTTTGTGCTCTGTGATCGTTGTGTTTTTGATTGTGAGGTGCAAGTTTTTCGATTATATCTAGTAAAGGCTTTAACATGTGAGAAATCGGTCCTAACTCATTTAGCATTTCTTTCAGGTTTTGTATGTCAGCTTTGTTAACTGCTCCTATTAGTAGAGCCATTGTTGTGTAGGCAATTAGGAAAGCTGTCGCTCCGATGATTAGTTTTATCCAGCTGGCTAGGCTCAGTTGAGATATTATTGTGTAAGTGATTGTGGCTGCAAGTGCAGATGCTGACAGTATTTTGGATGACGAAGCCCAGTCGATTGTGGCTTTAAAGTGTTTTTTTATGTACCAGAGTCCTATGATTAGGCTTGGAATTCCAGCGGTGAGGGCGGTGGCAATTAGACCTACGATTCCGAATCTTGGGATTAAGAGTAGGCTCAGTGGGAAGCCTATGGCTGACGTGATTAGGGTCAGTTTTAAGTTGAATTTTGTTTTTCCCTGGCCGTTTATGAGGGTTCCGAGGCTTAGGTTCCCGAATGCTGAGTATAGGTAATTGACGGCGAGTAGGGTTAAGTAGAGTGGTGCATAGGTGTATTCTTCTCCAAAGAGCGTGGAAATAGCTGGTTGCGCTAGGGCTATGACAGCTGCTGCTGCTGGCACAACGAGGAGAGCAGCGAATTTTACTGAAAACTGGAAAACGTTTCTCAGTGTTTCCGTGTCTTTTTCGGGATTTAGTTTGGAGAAAGCGGGGAACAGCACTGTGACTATCGGTGTTGCAAAGAATGTGATTAGAATGGCGAAGTTCGCTGCAACTTGGTAGTTGCCAATTAAGAGGTCCGTGCAGTAGATAGCCATTAGGAAATTGTAGAATTGTACAAGGAATCCGCTTAGAATGGCTGAAATTGACAGGGGCAGCCCATATTTGAGCATGGTTTTCACTGTTTCTAGAATGTTTAATTTGGCGTCGTCTAGTCTTTGGAGATTCTTGTAAAGGGCTAAGTAGAGGATTAGTATGCTGATTAACCCAGCTATCAGGAAAGCTACTGTGGATCCGAGAGTTGCCCCGAAAACTCCGAAGCCGAGGACTACAAGGAGAGGCATTAGAGCGGTTTTAATGACAGATCTGCATATCATCGTAACGCTGTTGAGCTCCATTTTTTCATAGCCTACGAAAGCGGATTGAGCAGCTGTTATAAGGGCTCCTGCAAAGATGATGAAGGATGCTACTTGGATTAAAGGTTCTATTTCAGGGCGGTGGAAAATGTTTGTTGCCAAGAAGCCGGAAAGCATGAAGGAAATGAAGGTTAGGGAGAAGCCTAAAACGAGTTCAAAAAGCACTCCTGCAGCCAAGATGCTTTTAACCTCTACCGTTCTATGTTCTGCCTTGTATTGAGCGGTGTATTTTATCATCGCAGAGTTTACGCCCCAATCTCTGAACGTCGAGATAAGATTTGGAGCTAACAAGGCGACTGTAAGGATACCGTATTCAGGTGGAGATAGAAGCCTTGCTACGAGTATAACGCCTACGGCGGAGATTATTGAGGAAGCTGCTAAGCCCCAGAAAAGGTTGAATCCGCCCCTAGCTGAAACCCTAGCCATCCTAATTGCTTTACTCATCAAAGTCCTTCTCCAAACATTCTAATTGCATACTAGTCACGAAAACTCTTAAGAAAGCTTTTGGTGTGCGGATGCGCGCACGTTCGTTGGGTGTTAAAGATTTTATATTTTATAGCATATTAGACTGCACATCTCATGCATGGTGTGTTTATGATAAGAGAGGATTTTAAACCAAGATTGCTTTTTTTGTGTGCTTCTCATACTTTGCTTCATGTGTACACAAATCTTCCCCTTGCTCTCTTACCTATTCTAATTAGTGAATATGGGTTATCTATTGTCATTGCAAGTATTATTGTGTCTATTCCTCGAGTTTTCTCACTGGTTTTTTCAATTCCGAGTGGCTTGCTTGCTGATCGCTTAGGTCACACGAAGCTTATATCGTTCAGTTTGTTTTTGCAAGTGCTTGCTGCTTCTTTGATATTGTTATTTCCTACTGTGGAGGCTATTGTTCTATGTTTTTCCTTAACTGCCCTGGCATCAACCTTTTATCATCCGCCGGCTTTGAGTACAACCACTAATATTATACCTTCAGATTTCTTGAGTAGAGGGTTAGGTTTTCATGGCGCAAGCGGTACTCTTGGGATTGCTCTTGGGCCTATCACATTAGGACTTATTCTAAGTTGGTTTGAATGGAGATACGTTTACCTAATTTGGGCTGTGCCAATATTTGTTATTGCAGTTGTGGCCTTGTTCGTGAATATGAATGAGTCTTCTCCTGTGGAGGATAGTGAGACAAAAGGAAAAGGTTTGACTACGCCGTTAAAGGATGTTTTATCTGTCACTTTCTTGTCTTTTCTTCTACTGATGCTTTTTAGAAGTGCTGCGGGTGGAACCATTTCAACATATTTGACAACCTATCTCACTGAGAGTAAAGGGCTAGATGCCAGTTTGGCAAGCATCATTTTTGGTTTAAGTCCCTTAATTGGTTTGGCAAGCGTCATTATAGGAGGTTATGCAGGAGATAAGTTTGGCTGGAAAAGGTCCCTTACATTGATTATTTCAACGGTGTCTGTTGCATTGTTCTGCATGTTCGTCTCGACTTCAACGATCCAAACTGTACTGTTTTATCTTGTTTATGGTTTCTTCAATATTATGACTATGCCAATCACAACTTCGTTAGTCGCAAAAATCATACCACCGAAATCAAGAGGAACTGCCTACAGCCTACAATTCATTCCTATGAGCATCATAGGCATAGTGATGCCGATAATGTTAGGCGTATTAATCAATCTCCTTGAGATCTGGATAATTTTTCCCATAGCAATAGTCTTCTACATTATTGCTCTTGTTATTACTCAAGTTTTGAAAATGTAGAAGAAAATATTCTGGTGCGCACTCTAAAGTCGTACCAACCTTGAAGAATCATGTAAACCGTAGAGGTGGGCTATCCTTAAGTCATGCGCGCACGTCATGATAGTTTTTTGTAGCTCCAAGAAAAAACTAGATTTCCATTTAAGCGTAGGCGATTTTTAGGCGTTGAATTAGTTTTAGGTGTAAAGGTTTTTTCCTCCACTGCTGTCTTAATCTGTTGTTGCTCAGCTTGTTGGATTTGGATTTCGCTAAAGTCTCGGGGATGCTCTTTTCTTTCGCTTAATCTTTCTTCAAGTCTCTTTAACTTGGCCTGTGCTCCTATAATATGCCTAACTGAGTTATGCTCCACTATGAGTTTTTTTCTTGATTTGTGAATTAGCAGCCTTTCTTCAAATATCTTGGTTTTTTCACCTAGGATTCCTTCTTTTTCGCTCAATGACTGCAGCTCATTTCTGAGTTCAGTTTTCTTCTTCTGCAGTTTTTTTAGTTCTAGGCTCATAGTGTTTTGCTCACTAGGCCTTGTAAATATTCAGACTAAATAAGTCAGTTATGAAACGACAATCAATATTTGAACTGCATTTACTCTTGCAAGGATGGTTTGGAGTTTAGAATGGGGATGTGGATATTTTTGATTTGGTTGTTATCGCCTTATCCTATGGCTCTCAGGAAGGCGACCTTGCTGGTCAGTCGAACTTTGACTTGAATGACTATGGGGAACTTAGAATATTTGATGTGGTTATTGCTGCTACAAACTATGGGAAAACTTGGTAATACGCACAAGGTTTTTCTGTTTTGCCTCCCAATTTCGACACGGTATCAGTCATGAATTCTAAGGGAGAAATTCTATACCTATCTCGACTTGACATAGAGAGACTAAACATCTCAATCGAAGAGATCATTCGAATCGTTGAAGAAGCTTTCCGAGAAAAAGCAAAGGGAAAAGTTGAGGTACCACCCAAACATGGTATACACCCTCAGAGAAACGCCTTCATCCACGCCATGCCAGCCTACATACACAATATGAAATCAGCAGGAGTCAAATGGGTCAGCGGATTTCCAGAAAACCCCAAACGTGACTTGCCATACATATCGGGGTTGCTCATCTTGAACGATCTTGAAACAGGTATCCCGACTTGCGTTATGGACTGCACTTGGATAACAGCTAAACGAACCGGCGCAGCAACTGCCATTGCAGCAAGATACTTGGCTAGAGAAACCTCGAAAACCTTGGGTATCCTGGGATGTGGTGTTCAAGGCAGAAGCAACCTCGAAGCCTTAACAGCCGTGTGCAAGACCCTAGAAGATGTAAAGGCTTACGATGTCAGCGAGAAAAACCTGCAGACATATGCAAAAGAGATGACCATCAAATTTGAAATAAAAGTTACCCCCGTTAACTCGCCCAGAAAAGCGGTTGAACACTGCGACATAGTTGTAACCGCAGGGCCAATTCTGAAACACCCACAACCAGTAATTGAAACTTCATGGCTCACGGACGGCGGCTTCGCGTGCCCCCTAGACTTCGATTCATACTGGAAGCCAGAAGCTATGCAATCAATGGACAAATTTTGCACCGATGACAACGATCAGCTGATATATTACAAGGAACTAGGATACTTCTCCAACATACCGCCTGTATATGCAGAATTAAACGAAATTATTAGCGGCGAAAAACATGGTCGCGAAAACCCTCAAGAACGCATCATGTCAATGCATTTAGGTCTGGCTATAGAAGACATGGCGGTAGCTGTCCTTATCTACGAGAAAGCGAAGAAGACAGGAGTTGGGATAAGACTCCCACCATAGCCATAAACACACGCGAAGAATTAAGACGTGGAAACGCGCGCGCAAATGGATCTGGTTTCAGACAGCCTTCAACTCTTTAACGTTTGGAATATCCCGAACAGAGACAAACGCTACGGATTAGATTTTAAAGGTGTGATACCTGGGCAGATTGCCGAGAACATTCTTTACTATTTCACAGAGCCCTTCGACGTTGTGGTGGATCCGATGGCTGGGGGTGGATCAACAATTGACGTGTGTAGAGCGATGATGCGCCGTTACAAGACATACGACATTAATCCTATGCGAGAAATAAGCATGCTTCCTGAACGCTGGTGATACTCTATTTATGTATTTTAAATTCACAAGCAATAAGTTCGCTGACTTGTGACTAAGACTACAGTGAGTTGAGATGGCTAAATGTCCAGAGTGTGGAAAGCCCTTAGTGAAGAGAACTAGAAAGAGGAAGTACCACTGCGAAAATGAGGATTGCTCAGTCATATATGTGCGTTATCCCAACGTACCAGCATTAAGAGTAGTTATCTATGAGTCAACGAAAAAGAGGAACTGCAAAATAAATTAACTGTCTTGTTTTAAAACAACATCTACATCACAATTCGGGCATTTCCAGTCGTTTTCTATCGCACAGAGCATACAGGCTCTAACCCTGCACTTAGGACATGCATAGCTAATAATAACATGTTCTTCGCAATGAGCGCATTCCTTTAAGCAAAGTTCAGCCATGTTCCTTGTTTTCATGTCCAACTACCTCCTCCAAGTCCCTATGCGTGAAGCCGCAGTTCCAACTGCAACACCAAATTCACTCAAACTTTTCCGATACACCATAGAACAGTGCTTTCTCAAATCAATATTTAGGGGCTTCTAAGCAACGACAACCAGCAAAGCTGAGAGGGAGGAAAGTGAAACAGATATTTGTACATGCACGCACGAGCCTAGCTAAAAACCATAAGAACGAAACTTCTATTCTTAGAATGGTGTGCTTATGAATACAAAGTTGCTTGCTCCAATAATATTGTCTCTGTTGATTGGAACTGGAATTGGCTATTCAGTTTCTCTTCCTCAAATTTTCTCACTCCAGTCTGAAACCTCTAGGTTGGAATCAGAGGTTTCAACAATACAAACTGAATACAGTGATTTCAATGCAACCTACAACCAACTGATAATGGATTATAGTGAGCTTTTGGCAGAGTATGGTCTATTGCAAACCAGCTATGAGTCTTTGAATCCAACTCACGAGACACTTCAAGACACTTATGAACTGCTTGAGCAGCGGTAGGAGGTTCTACAAATCAAATGTGACTCTTTGAACTTATCATACTATCAACTTCAACAGGCATATGAGCAACTTGAAGAGGGTTATGAGCTTGCTCTAGCGGGTAGCGAAATTAGAGGTGTTTACTTTTCGCCAAACGGGGGGTGCGAACAAGCAGTCATCAATTGGATTGAAAAAGCGAACTCCTCAGCATTCATTCTCATATACAGTTTCACGCTTGACTCGATTGGAGACTCTTTAGTTGACGCTCACAACCGAAACATAGATGTGAAAGTTGTTTTTGAGAAGAGCCATATAAGTGGGTATAGCGAATATCAGAGACTAAAGAGCAATGGAGTCGATGTTAGAAACGACACAAATTCGCAATCTATGCACAACAAAGTCATGGTTGTTGACGGACAAGTCGTTCTGACTGGAAGTTTCAACTGGTCAGCAAACGGAGAAGAACGTAATAATGAGAATTTGATTGTCGTCTATGGGAACCACACTGCCAATCTCTACGAAGAAGAATTTTGGAAAATCTGGAATGCTAGCATTTAATTATAGTAAACGCACGCGCATGTATTATCCCTAAAGATTTAAACTAAAACTCGTTTAAATAGGAACGCGCAGAAAGGGTGATGCTGAAACCATGAATTTTGATGACATTGAAGTAAATTCAATTACTAAACATTTCGAAGACACGGTTGCCGTGGACGATGTCTCGATGAACGTTGCGAGAGGAGAACTCTTTGGCTTGCTGGGACCTAATGGCGCTGGAAAGTCTACGCTTACAAAGATGCTTTGTGGAATGATAAACCCCACTTCAGGCACAATTAAAGTTGGGGGATTCAACATTCAAGACGAGCCTATGAAGGTGAAAGAATTGCTAGGCGTTGTTCCGCAAGACATTGTTTTGTACGATTACATGAATGCTCGTGAAAACCTCGCCTTTTTTGGAAAACTTTACGGATTGACAGGAGGCAAACTCAAGAATAGAATTGAGGGACTTTTGAAGTTCACTCAGCTGGACGAAAAAGCTGTAAGACGTCACATTTCCACTTACTCGGGTGGCATGAAACGCCGCGTCAACATAGCTGCTGCCCTTCTCCATGAGCCTCAAGTTATCCTTTTAGACGAACCTACTGCCGGACTTGATCCTAAAAACAAGTTAGCTCTTTGGGAAATTATTCAGGCCTTGCATAAAGAGGGAAAAACCATAATGCTAACAACGCACATGATGGATGAAGCGGAAGAACTATGCAGTCAAGTGGCAATTATGGACAGGGGCAGAATCATCGCGCTAGGCAGCCCTCGTCAACTCATTAAAAAGGTCAAGATGGAAAACACCATAACCGTAGTTCCAGACAAAATAACCTCGAAACTGATAGAAGCGGTAAAGGAGATTTCAGGAGTCAAAAGATCTTACAGGGCTTATGACGAAAATGAAGAAGTCGAAGTATTAAAAATAATCACAAGAAAAGCGGAGGATGTCTTGCCAGACGTAGTATCAGCTATCTCCTCTGTGAGAACAAAAATCCTGTCTATTGAACTTTCTCGCGTCACGCTTGAAGACGTGTTCATTTTACTTACAGGACGAAGCTTGAGAGAAGAGGAGGAACAATTATGAAACTCAAGAGAACGATAAATCAAGTATTCGCAATTGCAAAAACAGATTTTCTTGGAATTGCACGAAACAAAACCGCCATCTTCTTCACATTGATCTTTCCGTTGTTTTTCCTGATGATAATTGGCTTCACGTTTGGCACTCAAGGCACAGGAGAAACAGGCCGAATTCAAGTCGGAACAGTCAACCTCGACGCAAAAACGATTGATGTAAATGGCATCGCCTCTCAAAACAGTACAATTGGAGACGCAT
The window above is part of the Candidatus Bathyarchaeota archaeon genome. Proteins encoded here:
- a CDS encoding ATP-binding cassette domain-containing protein, whose product is MNFDDIEVNSITKHFEDTVAVDDVSMNVARGELFGLLGPNGAGKSTLTKMLCGMINPTSGTIKVGGFNIQDEPMKVKELLGVVPQDIVLYDYMNARENLAFFGKLYGLTGGKLKNRIEGLLKFTQLDEKAVRRHISTYSGGMKRRVNIAAALLHEPQVILLDEPTAGLDPKNKLALWEIIQALHKEGKTIMLTTHMMDEAEELCSQVAIMDRGRIIALGSPRQLIKKVKMENTITVVPDKITSKLIEAVKEISGVKRSYRAYDENEEVEVLKIITRKAEDVLPDVVSAISSVRTKILSIELSRVTLEDVFILLTGRSLREEEEQL
- a CDS encoding MFS transporter; the protein is MIREDFKPRLLFLCASHTLLHVYTNLPLALLPILISEYGLSIVIASIIVSIPRVFSLVFSIPSGLLADRLGHTKLISFSLFLQVLAASLILLFPTVEAIVLCFSLTALASTFYHPPALSTTTNIIPSDFLSRGLGFHGASGTLGIALGPITLGLILSWFEWRYVYLIWAVPIFVIAVVALFVNMNESSPVEDSETKGKGLTTPLKDVLSVTFLSFLLLMLFRSAAGGTISTYLTTYLTESKGLDASLASIIFGLSPLIGLASVIIGGYAGDKFGWKRSLTLIISTVSVALFCMFVSTSTIQTVLFYLVYGFFNIMTMPITTSLVAKIIPPKSRGTAYSLQFIPMSIIGIVMPIMLGVLINLLEIWIIFPIAIVFYIIALVITQVLKM
- a CDS encoding flippase — translated: MSKAIRMARVSARGGFNLFWGLAASSIISAVGVILVARLLSPPEYGILTVALLAPNLISTFRDWGVNSAMIKYTAQYKAEHRTVEVKSILAAGVLFELVLGFSLTFISFMLSGFLATNIFHRPEIEPLIQVASFIIFAGALITAAQSAFVGYEKMELNSVTMICRSVIKTALMPLLVVLGFGVFGATLGSTVAFLIAGLISILILYLALYKNLQRLDDAKLNILETVKTMLKYGLPLSISAILSGFLVQFYNFLMAIYCTDLLIGNYQVAANFAILITFFATPIVTVLFPAFSKLNPEKDTETLRNVFQFSVKFAALLVVPAAAAVIALAQPAISTLFGEEYTYAPLYLTLLAVNYLYSAFGNLSLGTLINGQGKTKFNLKLTLITSAIGFPLSLLLIPRFGIVGLIATALTAGIPSLIIGLWYIKKHFKATIDWASSSKILSASALAATITYTIISQLSLASWIKLIIGATAFLIAYTTMALLIGAVNKADIQNLKEMLNELGPISHMLKPLLDIIEKLAPHNQKHNDHRAQSLS
- a CDS encoding phospholipase D family protein; this encodes MNLSYYQLQQAYEQLEEGYELALAGSEIRGVYFSPNGGCEQAVINWIEKANSSAFILIYSFTLDSIGDSLVDAHNRNIDVKVVFEKSHISGYSEYQRLKSNGVDVRNDTNSQSMHNKVMVVDGQVVLTGSFNWSANGEERNNENLIVVYGNHTANLYEEEFWKIWNASI
- a CDS encoding ornithine cyclodeaminase family protein is translated as MNSKGEILYLSRLDIERLNISIEEIIRIVEEAFREKAKGKVEVPPKHGIHPQRNAFIHAMPAYIHNMKSAGVKWVSGFPENPKRDLPYISGLLILNDLETGIPTCVMDCTWITAKRTGAATAIAARYLARETSKTLGILGCGVQGRSNLEALTAVCKTLEDVKAYDVSEKNLQTYAKEMTIKFEIKVTPVNSPRKAVEHCDIVVTAGPILKHPQPVIETSWLTDGGFACPLDFDSYWKPEAMQSMDKFCTDDNDQLIYYKELGYFSNIPPVYAELNEIISGEKHGRENPQERIMSMHLGLAIEDMAVAVLIYEKAKKTGVGIRLPP
- a CDS encoding DMT family transporter: MTHHWGYVGAIVSAILFGAFSTLNKITLEAVNPLIVAGMIYFVGGIFLFIVHLSPLYRKVLALFETPTETETSISKKDYRILALVILCGSIIAPLMLLHGLSEITAINAALLLSTESLFTVLIAFAFLQERGARKDYFGILLLLLGVVFITTNGEFDRLTLTKEVVGSLLIIGACLFWGIDNNLSKFLSKKRDIVMVTGLKCSIGGAVLLVMSLLLRVSFIIPVTSIPYILSVGAFSIAFSILLFLFALREIGAMRTGVIFSTSSLFGAIFAFVILRETFTLIQLLAGLAMLLGVFILYRK
- a CDS encoding chromate resistance protein, translated to MKWVTRDFVHVDRTACPWLIKKFIDPQAEFIFVSTEKIEEIVKNQGATPFDAPGVKLGHREGKCSFETIIDEYKLEDPVLHELAKTVHSADTRDTDLAPEGIGLSAIMTGARFNVKDDFEAIEKAAYVYDALYSYCKFKLLRRKYKDELEKMNRKQQREFLTEKMRE